One segment of Polyodon spathula isolate WHYD16114869_AA chromosome 20, ASM1765450v1, whole genome shotgun sequence DNA contains the following:
- the LOC121295547 gene encoding E3 ubiquitin-protein ligase SMURF2 isoform X2, which translates to MSNQGARRNGPVKLRLTVLCAKNLVKKDFFRLPDPFAKVVVDGSGQCHSTDTVKNTLDPKWNQHYDLYIGKSDSITISVWNHKKIHKKQGAGFLGCIRLLSNAINRLKDTGYQRLDLNKLGLNDNDTVRGQIVVSLQSRDRIGTGGPVVDCSRLFDNDLPDGWEERRTASGRIQYLNHITRTTQWERPTRPASEYSSPGRPLSCLVDENTPIMGMNGASCGQATDPRAQERRVRSQRHRNYMSRTHLHTPPDLPEGYEQRTTQQGQVYFLHTQTGVSTWHDPRVPRDLSNVNCEELGPLPPGWEIRNTATGRVYFVDHNNRTTQFTDPRLSANLHLVLNAKTKGSRGGMESKNNNISRQNQVKEQQQQQPPLPVMSPSQLPEEAECLTVPKYKRDLVHKLKILRQELSQQQPQAGHCRIEVSREEIFEESYRQVMKMRPKDLWKRLMVKFRGEEGLDYGGVAREWLYLLSHEMLNPYYGLFQYSRDDIYTLQINPDSAVNPEHLSYFHFVGRIMGMAVFHGHYIDGGFTLPFYKQLLGKPITLDDMESVDPDLHNSLVWILANDITGVLDHTFCVEHNAYGEIIQHELKPNGGSIPVSEDSKKEYVRLYVNWRFLRGIEAQFLALQKGFNEVIPQHLLKSFDEKELELIICGLGKIDINDWKWNTRLKHCTLDSNIVKWFWKAVETYDEERRARLLQFVTGSSRVPLQGFKALQGATGPRLFTIHQIDASTNNLPKAHTCFNRIDVPPYESYEKLYEKLLTAIEETCGFFVE; encoded by the exons ttttatgtgCAAAAAACTTGGTAAAGAAAGACTTCTTTC GGCTTCCTGACCCTTTTGCTAAGGTGGTGGTGGACGGCTCTGGACAATGCCATTCTACAGATACTGTGAAGAATACCCTTGACCCCAAGTGGAACCAGCACTACGACCT GTATATTGGGAAGTCTGACTCTATAACAATAAGTGTGTGGAATCACAAGAAGATCCACAAGAAGCAAGGCGCCGGGTTCCTGGGCTGCATCCGGCTCCTGTCCAATGCAATCAACCGCCTGAAAGACACTGGCT ATCAGAGACTAGACCTCAACAAGCTTGGGCTCAACGACAATGACACAGTGAGAGGGCAAATAGTAG TAAGTCTCCAATCAAGAGATCGGATAGGCACGGGAGGACCGGTGGTGGACTGCAGCCGCTTGTTTGATAATGATTTACCGGACGG CTGGGAGGAGCGCAGGACCGCGTCCGGACGAATCCAGTATCTCAACCACATCACCCGGACCACGCAGTGGGAGAGGCCTACGCG GCCCGCCTCGGAGTACTCGAGTCCTGGGCGTCCCCTGAGCTGCCTGGTGGATGAGAACACGCCCATCATGGGGATGAACGGGGCGTCGTGCGGACAGGCCACTGACCCGCGGGCCCAGGAGAGGAGGGTACGCTCGCAGCGGCACAGGAACTACATGAGCAGAACCCACCTGCACACCCCGCCCGACCTGCCCGAGGGATACG AACAAAGAACGACGCAGCAGGGGCAAGTTTACTTCCTCCACACGCAGACGGGAGTCAGCACGTGGCACGACCCCCGGGTACCCAG ggATCTTAGCAACGTGAACTGCGAGGAGCTTGGACCGCTGCCCCCTGGGTGGGAGATCCGTAACACGGCCACAGGACGAGTCTACTTCGTGGACCACAACAACCGGACCACCCAGTTCACAGATCCCCGCCTCTCCGCCAACCTGCACCTCGTGCTCAA TGCTAAGACTAAGGGGTCCCGTGGAGGCATGGAGagcaaaaacaataacataag CAGGCAAAACCAGGtgaaggagcagcagcagcagcagccaccgCTGCCCGTGATGTCCCCCAGCCAGCTCCCCGAGGAGGCGGAGTGCCTCACCGTGCCCAAGTACAAGCGTGACCTAGTGCACAAACTGAAGATCCTGCGACAGGAGCTCTCCCAGCAGCAGCCCCAGGCAGGGCACTGCCGCATTGAGGTCTCCCGGGAAGAGATCTTCGAG GAGTCGTACAGGCAGGTGATGAAGATGAGGCCGAAGGACCTGTGGAAGAGACTGATGGTGAAGTTCAGAGGAGAGGAAGGCCTGGATTATGGAGGGGTGGCCAG GGAGTGGCTGTACCTGCTGTCTCACGAGATGCTGAATCCGTACTACGGCCTGTTCCAGTACTCACGGGACGACATCTACACCCTGCAGATCAACCCAGACTCTGCTGTCAACCCG GAGCACCTGTCCTACTTCCACTTCGTGGGGCGCATCATGGGCATGGCGGTGTTTCACGGGCACTACATCGACGGGGGCTTCACCTTGCCCTTCTACAAGCAGCTGCTGGGCAAACCCATCACGCTGGACGACATGGAGTCTGTGGACCCGGACCTGCACAACAGCCTGGTCTGGATCCT TGCTAACGACATCACAGGAGTGCTGGACCACACCTTCTGCGTGGAGCACAACGCATACGGCGAGATCATTCAGCACGAACTGAAACCCAACGGCGGCAGCATCCCGGTGAGCGAGGACAGCAAGAAGGAGTACGTCAG GTTGTATGTAAACTGGCGGTTTCTGCGGGGAATAGAAGCTCAGTTCCTAGCTCTGCAGAAAGGGTTCAATGAGGTGATCCCGCAGCATCTGCTCAAGTCATTTGACGAGAAGGAGCTGGAG CTCATAATCTGCGGTCTTGGTAAGATTGACATCAACGACTGGAAGTGGAACACGCGGTTGAAGCACTGCACGCTGGACAGCAACATAGTCAAGTGGTTCTGGAAAGCAGTGGAGACGTACGACGAAGAGCGCAGAGCCAGGCTGCTGCAGTTCGTCACGGGCTCGTCCAGGGTGCCTCTGCAGGGCTTCAAAGCACTACAAG GTGCCACCGGACCTCGTCTCTTCACAATCCACCAGATCGACGCCAGCACTAACAACCTGCCCAAAGCACACACCTG CTTTAACCGAATCGACGTTCCTCCCTACGAGAGTTATGAGAAGCTGTACGAGAAGCTCCTGACTGCGATTGAAGAAACGTGCGGGTTCTTTGTAGAGTGA
- the LOC121295547 gene encoding E3 ubiquitin-protein ligase SMURF2 isoform X6, protein MSNQGARRNGPVKLRLTVLCAKNLVKKDFFRLPDPFAKVVVDGSGQCHSTDTVKNTLDPKWNQHYDLYIGKSDSITISVWNHKKIHKKQGAGFLGCIRLLSNAINRLKDTGYQRLDLNKLGLNDNDTVRGQIVVSLQSRDRIGTGGPVVDCSRLFDNDLPDGWEERRTASGRIQYLNHITRTTQWERPTRPASEYSSPGRPLSCLVDENTPIMGMNGASCGQATDPRAQERRVRSQRHRNYMSRTHLHTPPDLPEGYEQRTTQQGQVYFLHTQTGVSTWHDPRVPRDLSNVNCEELGPLPPGWEIRNTATGRVYFVDHNNRTTQFTDPRLSANLHLVLKQNQVKEQQQQQPPLPVMSPSQLPEEAECLTVPKYKRDLVHKLKILRQELSQQQPQAGHCRIEVSREEIFEESYRQVMKMRPKDLWKRLMVKFRGEEGLDYGGVAREWLYLLSHEMLNPYYGLFQYSRDDIYTLQINPDSAVNPEHLSYFHFVGRIMGMAVFHGHYIDGGFTLPFYKQLLGKPITLDDMESVDPDLHNSLVWILANDITGVLDHTFCVEHNAYGEIIQHELKPNGGSIPVSEDSKKEYVRLYVNWRFLRGIEAQFLALQKGFNEVIPQHLLKSFDEKELELIICGLGKIDINDWKWNTRLKHCTLDSNIVKWFWKAVETYDEERRARLLQFVTGSSRVPLQGFKALQGATGPRLFTIHQIDASTNNLPKAHTCFNRIDVPPYESYEKLYEKLLTAIEETCGFFVE, encoded by the exons ttttatgtgCAAAAAACTTGGTAAAGAAAGACTTCTTTC GGCTTCCTGACCCTTTTGCTAAGGTGGTGGTGGACGGCTCTGGACAATGCCATTCTACAGATACTGTGAAGAATACCCTTGACCCCAAGTGGAACCAGCACTACGACCT GTATATTGGGAAGTCTGACTCTATAACAATAAGTGTGTGGAATCACAAGAAGATCCACAAGAAGCAAGGCGCCGGGTTCCTGGGCTGCATCCGGCTCCTGTCCAATGCAATCAACCGCCTGAAAGACACTGGCT ATCAGAGACTAGACCTCAACAAGCTTGGGCTCAACGACAATGACACAGTGAGAGGGCAAATAGTAG TAAGTCTCCAATCAAGAGATCGGATAGGCACGGGAGGACCGGTGGTGGACTGCAGCCGCTTGTTTGATAATGATTTACCGGACGG CTGGGAGGAGCGCAGGACCGCGTCCGGACGAATCCAGTATCTCAACCACATCACCCGGACCACGCAGTGGGAGAGGCCTACGCG GCCCGCCTCGGAGTACTCGAGTCCTGGGCGTCCCCTGAGCTGCCTGGTGGATGAGAACACGCCCATCATGGGGATGAACGGGGCGTCGTGCGGACAGGCCACTGACCCGCGGGCCCAGGAGAGGAGGGTACGCTCGCAGCGGCACAGGAACTACATGAGCAGAACCCACCTGCACACCCCGCCCGACCTGCCCGAGGGATACG AACAAAGAACGACGCAGCAGGGGCAAGTTTACTTCCTCCACACGCAGACGGGAGTCAGCACGTGGCACGACCCCCGGGTACCCAG ggATCTTAGCAACGTGAACTGCGAGGAGCTTGGACCGCTGCCCCCTGGGTGGGAGATCCGTAACACGGCCACAGGACGAGTCTACTTCGTGGACCACAACAACCGGACCACCCAGTTCACAGATCCCCGCCTCTCCGCCAACCTGCACCTCGTGCTCAA GCAAAACCAGGtgaaggagcagcagcagcagcagccaccgCTGCCCGTGATGTCCCCCAGCCAGCTCCCCGAGGAGGCGGAGTGCCTCACCGTGCCCAAGTACAAGCGTGACCTAGTGCACAAACTGAAGATCCTGCGACAGGAGCTCTCCCAGCAGCAGCCCCAGGCAGGGCACTGCCGCATTGAGGTCTCCCGGGAAGAGATCTTCGAG GAGTCGTACAGGCAGGTGATGAAGATGAGGCCGAAGGACCTGTGGAAGAGACTGATGGTGAAGTTCAGAGGAGAGGAAGGCCTGGATTATGGAGGGGTGGCCAG GGAGTGGCTGTACCTGCTGTCTCACGAGATGCTGAATCCGTACTACGGCCTGTTCCAGTACTCACGGGACGACATCTACACCCTGCAGATCAACCCAGACTCTGCTGTCAACCCG GAGCACCTGTCCTACTTCCACTTCGTGGGGCGCATCATGGGCATGGCGGTGTTTCACGGGCACTACATCGACGGGGGCTTCACCTTGCCCTTCTACAAGCAGCTGCTGGGCAAACCCATCACGCTGGACGACATGGAGTCTGTGGACCCGGACCTGCACAACAGCCTGGTCTGGATCCT TGCTAACGACATCACAGGAGTGCTGGACCACACCTTCTGCGTGGAGCACAACGCATACGGCGAGATCATTCAGCACGAACTGAAACCCAACGGCGGCAGCATCCCGGTGAGCGAGGACAGCAAGAAGGAGTACGTCAG GTTGTATGTAAACTGGCGGTTTCTGCGGGGAATAGAAGCTCAGTTCCTAGCTCTGCAGAAAGGGTTCAATGAGGTGATCCCGCAGCATCTGCTCAAGTCATTTGACGAGAAGGAGCTGGAG CTCATAATCTGCGGTCTTGGTAAGATTGACATCAACGACTGGAAGTGGAACACGCGGTTGAAGCACTGCACGCTGGACAGCAACATAGTCAAGTGGTTCTGGAAAGCAGTGGAGACGTACGACGAAGAGCGCAGAGCCAGGCTGCTGCAGTTCGTCACGGGCTCGTCCAGGGTGCCTCTGCAGGGCTTCAAAGCACTACAAG GTGCCACCGGACCTCGTCTCTTCACAATCCACCAGATCGACGCCAGCACTAACAACCTGCCCAAAGCACACACCTG CTTTAACCGAATCGACGTTCCTCCCTACGAGAGTTATGAGAAGCTGTACGAGAAGCTCCTGACTGCGATTGAAGAAACGTGCGGGTTCTTTGTAGAGTGA